The following DNA comes from Pseudomonas sp. MYb118.
TGACGTGGTTGAGGGCGAACTCGGTCAGGGTCTGCGCGGGCCCGGCCAGCGCCAGGTTGGGCGCGATGTTGATCTCGTCGGGGTTGAGCGATTGTCCGGGAAACCGCGTCGCCAACAGCGCGGTGAGGGTCTGGCGCACGTAGTCTTCGAGTGTGGGCAGGCCGTGCAGGTAATCCTTGTCGTCGACGATGCTGTGGCGGTACTGCTCCAGCAACTCGATGTGCAACTGCTGCTCGTCCACCGGCGCCAGGCCCAGCCAGGCCGGCAGCGATTGCTGGTGGCTGATGGCGTCGGCGATCCACTTGGCGCGGTGCAGGTTGGTGTCGATCAGGGTCTGGGTCAGGGTGTAGAACGCCTTGTTTTCCTTGTTGGTGCCCAGCTTCAGCGAACGCAGGTGCGCGCAGCGCGCCAGGAACAGTTCGATGGCCGACTGCATCAGGTGCTGCAGGACGTTGCCGCTGATCAGTTGCAGCGAATGCAGTGAATAGCGGCGATGGAAGTTGCGCTGGTCGGGGGCGAGGTTTTCCAGGAACACCAGGCGCTGGTCAGGGTCCGGCAGGCGCAGGTTCAATTGCTCGCGGGCGTGGCCCACCGAGCCGAAGACCTCCAGCCCGGCCCCCGGCGTCCACAGGATGGCGCGCCCGGAGTGCTCGACATCCAGGCCGCCGCGTTCGCTCAGCATGACGCACTGGGCCAAGGGCAGCAGCCTGGTTTCACCGGCGCATTGCAGCACCAGGGAAAACGCATCGGGGTAGAAGCCGCGGATGGCTGGCCGGCTCTTGCGGTCGGGCCGGTCCGGGTTGAACACCGTGTCGACCAGGTGCCAGTCGGCGTTGCGCAGGCTGGCGCTGAGCTCACGCAGGGTGGCTTCGCCGCGCAGGCCGACCGACAGCAGATGCGCCAGGCGCCCCTTCATGTTTTCCAGGTACTGGCGTTGCCCTTGGGAGGTCGCCACCGTTTGCTCGGCGAACTCGCTGCGCACCGGCAGTTCGACGTCTCGAAAGGTCCTGGCGTGGCTCGCCGCGGTGTCCGCCAGGACCATCGACGGAGGCTGGCCGGACAGCACCGGGCGGGTGCTCCAGCGTCCCTTGGCGTCCAGTGTCAGCAGGTGTTGGCTGAGCATGGCGCGGATGTCCAGGGCCTTGTCGAAAAACGCCTGGAGATTGACCGCGCCATCGCTGTGGCGGAACACCTGGAAGGCGTAGTCGAGGTTCTGCTGTTGCTTGTCGATGATCGCTTCGAACAGTTGGGTGAACACCCAGCCGGTCAGCGACGCGCCCGACACCTGTGCCTGCTCGAAGCCGATGAAGCGGGCGCGCTCTTCAAGGCTGAGCAGGTCGTACAGTTCGTCGTCGTGGCCGGCGGTGGTGGACTTTTCCTGCAGGGTGTCCTTGAGGTCCTGGTAGTCCTTGAGCACCTCGAACCCGCGGGCGGGGGTGTAGAGGAAGGCGTTGGCGCTGTCCTGGCTGATCATCAAGGCGCCGGCGAGTTCGACGTAGTTGGCCGGGTATTCCCACAGGCGCACCGTTTCCACGCTGAGCGTCGAGGCCGTGCCGACGGTTTGCTCGATCAGCGGTTGCAGGGCGCGGGCCTGTGCGGGGCTGACGATCTGTTCGTCACGCCTGTGCAACAGTTGCGCCCGTGCCTTGTCGCCGATGACCCGGCTGAAGAATGCCCGGCGGGTCGCACCGTCGGCGCTCATGCCATTCCAGAAACGCTGCAATTGCACGCCCAGACGAGCGGTCAGGGTGTCGGCGGCCTTTTCCATCAGGGTTTGCCATTGCTGCTGGTCGCGGGCCTCGGGCTTTCTGAGTGGATGGTAGAACTCGGGGCGTTGGCCGATCGGCCAGCGTCGGTGGCGGTAGTAGGACAGCAGCGCCTCGGCCAGGGACTGCGAGCTGATCCAGCGACGGTCGGGTGACTCTCGCGGTGTCGCTTCAGCATAGAAATTGACCACCGTGCGCCGCTGGTCCACGCCGGTAAACGCGGTTTTGAACGTGTCGTGCAGCAGCGCATCGAGCAGGCCGGCAAGGCTGGGCAACTGTTGCAACTCATCGAGCAGCGCCTGGTCGTTGGCCTGCTGATTGTGTTGGAGCAGGGCGCGCTGGTCGGCGAATACATCGCCGTCGATGGTCTCGAAGCCGACCTCGATGTCGCTGGCTGCCGCCAGGGTCTTGCGTGCGGACAAGGACAGGCAGGCCAGCAGGTCATCGTCTTCGTCGGCGCTGTCGAGGGTGGTTTTCAGGTGGCTGGACAGGCTCTTGCGACTGTCGAACTTGCGCAGGCCGCCGTAGGGCGTGTAGAGGATTTCGCCCTGGTCATCCGGCGTTGCGCTCAACACGAAACTGCCGGCCAGGGCACAGGACCATTGACCGCTGCTGACCCGGATGCGCTCGGCGCTCATCGCCGGGCTCTGCTGGCGGCGTAGCGCGTGGCTGGCCAGTTTCACGTGGGCGAGCCACTGG
Coding sequences within:
- a CDS encoding DUF6543 domain-containing protein, whose amino-acid sequence is MSTPSTPLFFPQALQSPGQWADLGKVHGLTRKDFQWLAHVKLASHALRRQQSPAMSAERIRVSSGQWSCALAGSFVLSATPDDQGEILYTPYGGLRKFDSRKSLSSHLKTTLDSADEDDDLLACLSLSARKTLAAASDIEVGFETIDGDVFADQRALLQHNQQANDQALLDELQQLPSLAGLLDALLHDTFKTAFTGVDQRRTVVNFYAEATPRESPDRRWISSQSLAEALLSYYRHRRWPIGQRPEFYHPLRKPEARDQQQWQTLMEKAADTLTARLGVQLQRFWNGMSADGATRRAFFSRVIGDKARAQLLHRRDEQIVSPAQARALQPLIEQTVGTASTLSVETVRLWEYPANYVELAGALMISQDSANAFLYTPARGFEVLKDYQDLKDTLQEKSTTAGHDDELYDLLSLEERARFIGFEQAQVSGASLTGWVFTQLFEAIIDKQQQNLDYAFQVFRHSDGAVNLQAFFDKALDIRAMLSQHLLTLDAKGRWSTRPVLSGQPPSMVLADTAASHARTFRDVELPVRSEFAEQTVATSQGQRQYLENMKGRLAHLLSVGLRGEATLRELSASLRNADWHLVDTVFNPDRPDRKSRPAIRGFYPDAFSLVLQCAGETRLLPLAQCVMLSERGGLDVEHSGRAILWTPGAGLEVFGSVGHAREQLNLRLPDPDQRLVFLENLAPDQRNFHRRYSLHSLQLISGNVLQHLMQSAIELFLARCAHLRSLKLGTNKENKAFYTLTQTLIDTNLHRAKWIADAISHQQSLPAWLGLAPVDEQQLHIELLEQYRHSIVDDKDYLHGLPTLEDYVRQTLTALLATRFPGQSLNPDEINIAPNLALAGPAQTLTEFALNHVNTAQGSGFRVTSNTLRPLPEGLNPAAINQLLLSLSIPDDYAQKVTEALSDADRQARFVKQLPWQLLHHAHSQTLQQHLSSSAFELITQVLDMPDAIARAAVAGARAMVRPLELIKTTGAKAVQALGLYLIGPGTGKTGPQVLYAPYFSGPLFSEFANETAVVAAINTPGALQDLIVRRLPDGEQASFRNLLTSSVNETSEITLGTTPIQGHALQHWFSDNTRLLARLLGSRSQASGQSDWEAAKDLFSKGIRLIARILPGKLAYMRFLWGAYKDFKDSAEALQNRHWRRALKSFIDGGAQMVALGRLSQDAPPQSPAPAPSAPIATAAVAPKWPDVPPTAPARTSLQRFEVTDVALKDLKKDASEGTYQDAATRYHYAAIAGKVYRVAKPGAVWQIVNDQENGPYLAKTAGKQLAIDLDRHTVHFGKALSTLHNRYANDYQARRVLNVEARGMEQIRALYPHKARMIVQAIDMARFYAFNSLHNLAQLRRLLPGTRLDTFLKAFFDVASVDTPLLDKIKQAIVPICDALVDPGEDLLSSERFVVGSTRHLGNDLIAFVLDNDTRKAVHFTERFFDQGLDWYKSCLTEPFNVEGHSQAATLIHEFAHIYAKALDIATLEARRPFSDLIAPITGYGAAMKQSQLDFQRTALSLASPREELFAHWNSTLSAWISLDAIPGLEHVGKEILKLTDSKTMADARSAFLNRVDPAMRIEVILHNADSLAYLITEMGRQLDPTT